One stretch of Variovorax sp. 54 DNA includes these proteins:
- a CDS encoding STAS domain-containing protein — protein MAKEESGRLFSKVAKFVRNPLKDWSELDAPSSDSSLPEQTYSREMLKEMIERRQRNDFVRRREFDMLRKLRQREAAAHAFEATVTPSSFNLNSTSEKPEGRALTLKKIDEIEEQMSQQWWKGRGPNGETLVNPPPDAGAETLPPVDSGGDQLPADSGAPVASAPVAAAPEVAAAAVPAPQPSRLAHDGALEEAVIRFAHGDDTGAEAILLQALAAESAPATEDGAAAATLERDDARWRALFDLYRATGDAAKFAAARMRYAQRMKRMGPDWVSLDELARSVKAVTASEDAEAASDTTGAADWASPAHLTREGLMALTRALSQAGMVWTLDWRALTEIDPPAAAPLRILFAHWSDSPVQLRFFGASQLMAVLAAATPNNERHPDDAWWQLRLATLRMLHMPDDFELVALNYCITYEVSPPSWQDPKGECTLLAAPPPSRPSSVWSLLSVGGDSESFPSTDSGFAALAGDLRGDSLSCWQRLDHDLRHTTAPVISCAALLRMDLAAAGTLLSWVRERDANGERVQFVDAHRLIAALFGLIGITDHATVAVRKN, from the coding sequence ATGGCAAAGGAAGAGTCAGGCCGCCTTTTTTCGAAGGTGGCCAAGTTCGTTCGAAATCCCCTGAAAGACTGGTCGGAGCTGGACGCCCCGTCCTCCGACTCGTCGCTGCCCGAGCAGACCTACAGCCGCGAGATGCTGAAGGAAATGATCGAACGGCGTCAGCGCAACGACTTCGTGCGCCGTCGCGAGTTCGACATGCTGCGCAAGCTGCGCCAACGCGAGGCGGCGGCCCACGCCTTCGAGGCCACGGTCACGCCCTCGTCGTTCAACCTCAACAGCACCTCCGAGAAACCCGAGGGCCGCGCACTCACGCTCAAGAAGATCGACGAGATCGAAGAGCAGATGTCGCAGCAGTGGTGGAAGGGCCGCGGGCCGAACGGCGAGACGCTGGTCAATCCGCCGCCCGACGCGGGCGCTGAGACGCTGCCGCCGGTCGACAGCGGGGGCGACCAGTTGCCGGCCGATTCGGGCGCGCCGGTTGCTTCTGCACCCGTGGCCGCAGCGCCAGAGGTCGCCGCAGCCGCCGTCCCCGCGCCGCAGCCGTCCCGGCTCGCGCACGACGGCGCGCTCGAAGAGGCGGTGATCCGCTTCGCGCACGGCGACGACACCGGCGCCGAAGCCATCCTGCTGCAGGCACTGGCTGCCGAAAGCGCGCCCGCCACCGAAGACGGCGCCGCCGCCGCCACGCTGGAACGCGACGACGCCCGCTGGCGCGCGCTGTTCGACCTGTACCGCGCCACCGGCGACGCCGCCAAGTTCGCGGCCGCCCGCATGCGCTATGCGCAGCGCATGAAGCGCATGGGGCCCGACTGGGTTTCGCTCGACGAGCTTGCCCGCAGCGTGAAGGCCGTCACCGCCAGCGAGGATGCCGAAGCGGCCTCCGACACGACGGGCGCCGCCGACTGGGCCAGCCCGGCTCACCTCACGCGCGAAGGGCTCATGGCGCTCACGCGCGCGCTCTCGCAGGCCGGCATGGTCTGGACGCTCGACTGGCGCGCGCTCACCGAGATCGACCCGCCCGCCGCCGCGCCGCTGCGCATCCTGTTCGCGCACTGGTCCGATTCGCCGGTGCAGCTGCGCTTCTTCGGTGCCTCGCAGCTCATGGCCGTGCTGGCCGCGGCCACGCCCAACAACGAGCGCCATCCCGACGACGCCTGGTGGCAGCTGCGCCTCGCGACGCTGCGCATGCTGCACATGCCCGACGACTTCGAGCTGGTGGCGCTCAACTACTGCATCACCTACGAGGTGTCGCCGCCCTCCTGGCAAGACCCGAAGGGCGAGTGCACCTTGCTGGCCGCGCCGCCGCCGAGCCGGCCGAGTTCGGTGTGGTCGCTGCTGTCGGTCGGGGGCGATTCCGAGAGCTTCCCGTCCACCGACAGCGGCTTTGCCGCGCTGGCGGGCGACCTGCGCGGCGATTCGCTGTCGTGCTGGCAGCGCCTGGACCACGACCTGCGCCACACGACGGCGCCGGTCATCTCGTGCGCGGCCCTGCTGCGCATGGACCTGGCGGCGGCCGGCACGCTGCTGAGCTGGGTGCGCGAGCGTGACGCGAACGGCGAACGGGTGCAGTTCGTCGACGCGCACCGGCTGATCGCTGCGCTCTTTGGGCTGATCGGCATCACCGACCACGCCACGGTCGCAGTCCGCAAAAACTGA
- the hslV gene encoding ATP-dependent protease subunit HslV — translation MEQFHGTTIVSVRRKTPQGDQVAIGGDGQVTLGNIVIKGTARKVRRLYHGKVLAGFAGATADAFTLFERFEAKLEKHQGHLTRAAVELTKDWRTDRVLRKLEAMLAVADATTSLIITGNGDVLEPEDGVIAIGSGGAYAQSAAKALIDNTDLSAEQIVRKSLAIAGEICIYTNMNHTVEAL, via the coding sequence ATGGAACAGTTTCACGGCACCACCATCGTGAGCGTGCGCCGCAAGACCCCCCAAGGCGATCAGGTCGCCATTGGTGGGGACGGGCAGGTCACTCTCGGCAACATCGTCATCAAGGGCACGGCGCGCAAAGTGCGGCGGCTCTATCACGGCAAGGTCCTGGCGGGATTCGCTGGCGCCACCGCCGATGCCTTCACGCTCTTCGAGCGTTTCGAGGCCAAGCTCGAAAAGCACCAGGGCCACTTGACCCGCGCAGCGGTCGAGCTCACCAAAGATTGGCGCACCGACCGCGTGCTGCGCAAGCTCGAGGCCATGCTGGCCGTGGCCGACGCCACGACCTCGCTCATCATCACCGGCAATGGCGACGTGTTGGAGCCTGAAGACGGCGTGATCGCCATCGGTTCGGGCGGCGCGTACGCCCAGTCGGCGGCCAAGGCGCTGATCGACAACACCGACCTCTCGGCCGAGCAGATCGTGCGCAAATCGCTGGCGATCGCCGGAGAAATCTGCATTTACACGAACATGAACCACACGGTGGAAGCGCTCTGA
- the hslU gene encoding ATP-dependent protease ATPase subunit HslU — translation MSMTPQEIVSELDNHIVGQPAAKRAVAIALRNRWRRQKVDDSLRHEITPKNILMIGPTGVGKTEIARRLARLADAPFIKVEATKFTEVGYVGKDVDSIIRDLAEIAVKQTRESESVKVRARAEDAAEERILDALLPPARGADGATPALDSPNPTRQAFRKKLREHQLDDKEIELDLAETRAPLEIMGPAGMEEMTEQLRGMFGQIGGGKRKTRKLKIAEAMRLLIDEEAAKLVNEDEIRTQAIANAEQNGIVFIDEIDKVATRSEAQGSDVSRQGVQRDLLPLVEGTAVSTKYGVVRTDHMLFIASGAFHLSKPSDLIPELQGRFPIRVELQSLSVSDFESILTQTRASLVKQYQALLATEGVTLDFTPDGITRLAAIAFEVNERTENIGARRLSTVMERLLDEVSFDATRIEGQTVRIDAAYVDERLAALSHDEDLSRFIL, via the coding sequence ATGTCCATGACCCCCCAGGAAATCGTCTCCGAGCTCGACAACCACATCGTCGGCCAGCCCGCCGCCAAGCGCGCCGTGGCCATTGCGCTGCGCAACCGCTGGCGCCGCCAGAAGGTCGACGATTCGCTGCGCCACGAGATCACGCCGAAGAACATCCTCATGATCGGCCCGACGGGTGTCGGCAAGACCGAAATCGCGCGCCGCCTGGCCCGCCTGGCCGATGCGCCGTTCATCAAGGTCGAGGCCACCAAGTTCACCGAGGTGGGCTACGTGGGCAAGGACGTCGATTCGATCATTCGCGACCTCGCCGAGATCGCCGTCAAGCAGACGCGCGAATCCGAAAGCGTGAAGGTGCGTGCCCGCGCCGAAGACGCGGCCGAGGAGCGCATCCTCGACGCGCTGCTGCCGCCGGCACGCGGCGCCGATGGCGCCACGCCCGCACTCGACAGCCCCAATCCGACGCGCCAGGCCTTTCGCAAGAAACTGCGCGAGCACCAGCTCGACGACAAGGAGATCGAGCTCGACCTCGCCGAGACCCGCGCGCCGCTCGAGATCATGGGCCCCGCCGGCATGGAGGAAATGACCGAGCAACTGCGCGGCATGTTCGGGCAGATCGGTGGCGGCAAGCGCAAGACGCGCAAGCTCAAGATCGCCGAGGCGATGCGCCTGTTGATCGACGAAGAGGCCGCCAAGCTGGTCAACGAGGACGAGATCCGCACGCAGGCGATTGCCAACGCCGAGCAGAACGGCATCGTGTTCATCGACGAGATCGACAAGGTCGCCACGCGCAGCGAAGCGCAGGGCTCCGACGTCTCGCGCCAGGGCGTGCAGCGCGACCTGCTGCCGCTCGTGGAAGGCACGGCCGTGTCGACCAAGTACGGCGTGGTGCGCACCGACCACATGCTGTTCATCGCAAGCGGCGCCTTCCACCTGAGCAAGCCGAGCGACCTGATCCCCGAGCTGCAGGGGCGCTTTCCGATCCGCGTCGAGCTGCAATCGCTCTCGGTGTCGGACTTCGAGAGCATCCTCACGCAGACCCGCGCATCGCTCGTGAAGCAGTACCAGGCATTGCTGGCCACCGAAGGCGTGACGCTCGACTTCACGCCCGACGGCATCACGCGTTTGGCGGCCATCGCCTTCGAGGTGAACGAGCGCACCGAGAACATCGGCGCACGCCGCCTCTCGACCGTGATGGAGCGCCTGCTCGATGAGGTAAGCTTCGATGCCACCCGCATCGAGGGCCAGACGGTCCGCATCGATGCCGCTTACGTCGACGAGCGCCTTGCGGCACTAAGTCACGACGAAGACCTTTCGCGCTTCATCCTCTGA
- the mraZ gene encoding division/cell wall cluster transcriptional repressor MraZ, with product MFQGASSLSLDAKGRLSVPTRHRDVLSATAGGQLTITKHPHGCLMVFPRPEWEKFRERIAALPMSAQWWKRVFLGNAMDVEMDGTGRVLVSPELRAATGINRETLLLGMGNHFELWDKATYEAKEAEATQGEMPDVFQDFAF from the coding sequence GTGTTTCAAGGCGCTTCATCGCTCAGTCTGGATGCCAAGGGGCGGCTCTCCGTGCCGACCCGGCACCGTGACGTCCTGAGCGCGACGGCAGGCGGCCAGCTCACGATCACCAAGCATCCGCACGGATGCCTGATGGTGTTCCCCCGTCCCGAATGGGAAAAATTCCGCGAACGCATTGCTGCGCTGCCGATGTCGGCGCAGTGGTGGAAGCGCGTCTTCCTCGGTAACGCGATGGACGTCGAGATGGACGGCACCGGCCGCGTGCTGGTGTCGCCCGAGCTGCGCGCCGCCACCGGCATCAACCGCGAGACGCTGTTGCTGGGCATGGGCAACCACTTCGAACTCTGGGACAAAGCCACCTACGAGGCCAAGGAGGCCGAGGCCACCCAGGGTGAGATGCCGGATGTGTTTCAGGACTTCGCGTTCTGA
- the rsmH gene encoding 16S rRNA (cytosine(1402)-N(4))-methyltransferase RsmH, whose product MNTPLTHTTVLLSEAVEALLSGSAAGAGTYVDATFGRGGHARAILARLAPEGRLIAFDKDAEAVAEAARISDARFSIRHQGFRSLGELPDASVNGLLMDLGVSSPQIDNPVRGFSFRFDGPLDMRMDTTRGESVAEWLATAELQQIAEVIRDYGEERFAVQIAKAIVARRQERGAISTTTELAELVAGTVKTREQGQNPATRTFQAFRIFINAELEELQQALEASLSVLAPGGRLAVISFHSLEDRIVKQFIAKHSKEVYDRRAPFAAPKVMKLHALERIKPSEEEVRGNPRSRSAILRVAERTEAG is encoded by the coding sequence GTGAACACCCCCCTGACCCACACGACCGTCTTGTTGAGCGAGGCGGTGGAAGCACTTCTTTCCGGCAGCGCGGCAGGCGCAGGCACGTACGTGGACGCCACCTTCGGCCGCGGAGGGCATGCGCGCGCCATCCTCGCGCGGCTGGCGCCGGAAGGCAGGCTCATCGCATTCGACAAGGATGCAGAAGCAGTGGCCGAAGCAGCGCGCATCTCGGATGCGCGTTTTTCTATCCGCCACCAGGGGTTCCGCTCGCTGGGCGAATTGCCCGACGCCAGCGTCAACGGTTTGCTGATGGACCTGGGCGTGAGTTCGCCGCAGATCGACAACCCGGTGCGCGGTTTCAGTTTCCGTTTCGACGGTCCGCTCGACATGCGCATGGACACCACGCGCGGCGAGAGCGTGGCCGAGTGGCTGGCAACGGCCGAACTTCAACAAATTGCAGAGGTGATCCGTGACTATGGCGAAGAACGGTTTGCTGTTCAGATTGCAAAGGCGATTGTTGCTCGCAGACAAGAACGGGGCGCAATTTCAACCACCACCGAACTGGCCGAGCTCGTGGCTGGCACGGTCAAAACCCGCGAGCAGGGCCAGAACCCTGCAACGCGCACATTTCAGGCTTTTCGGATTTTCATCAACGCCGAGCTTGAGGAGCTGCAACAAGCGCTAGAAGCCAGCCTGTCGGTGCTTGCGCCCGGCGGCCGGCTCGCGGTGATCAGCTTCCATTCGCTCGAAGACCGCATCGTCAAGCAGTTCATCGCCAAGCACTCGAAGGAGGTCTACGACCGCCGCGCGCCCTTCGCTGCGCCCAAGGTGATGAAGCTGCACGCGCTCGAGCGCATCAAGCCGTCCGAAGAAGAAGTGCGCGGCAACCCGCGCTCGCGCAGCGCCATCCTTCGGGTGGCTGAACGCACGGAAGCCGGGTAG
- the ftsL gene encoding cell division protein FtsL has product MARINLLLLLAVIATALYLVHTQYQSRQLYTEFDRAQQEARKLETEHDRLQVEKRAQATPLRVEKLAKEQLQMRTASPAITQYVRPDGSVIPAIAPLPPTTQPKPGAATARPAR; this is encoded by the coding sequence ATGGCGCGGATCAACCTGCTCCTTCTGCTGGCCGTCATTGCGACGGCTTTGTACCTTGTGCACACCCAGTACCAGTCGCGTCAGCTCTACACCGAGTTCGACCGCGCCCAGCAGGAGGCGCGCAAGCTCGAAACCGAGCACGACCGCCTGCAGGTGGAAAAGCGCGCACAGGCCACGCCGCTGCGCGTGGAGAAGCTGGCCAAGGAACAGCTGCAGATGCGCACGGCCTCGCCGGCCATCACGCAGTACGTGCGGCCTGACGGCTCGGTGATCCCGGCCATCGCACCGCTGCCGCCGACCACGCAGCCCAAACCCGGCGCCGCCACCGCGAGGCCCGCCCGATGA
- a CDS encoding peptidoglycan D,D-transpeptidase FtsI family protein, whose product MSRGNRSVRYTTSPLLASKTPVWRSKFIVAGIAFGFVMLAARAAYVQVFNNSFFQRQGEVRFARTLELPANRGRILDRNGLILASSVVAPSIWAIPEDVERDDPEVRAKLKQVAKLLGMPQKDFDKKLEDEDKTFVWIKRQVDEPIAKQIAALNLKGIYQRKEYKRQYPEGEAAAHVVGFTNVEDNGQEGIELGFNKELAGKAGSRRVIKDRLGRVVEGVGEQVPPVEGRDIQLSIDSKVQFFAYQKLRDAVTARKAKAGSVVVLDSTTGEVLALANYPSYVPDKRQNLTGEQLRNRALTDTFEPGSTMKPITVAMALEAGRVKPSTIIDTAPGRYQLGGFTISDTHNYGSLTVEGVIQKSSNVGALKIAQKMTPHEMWDTYTALGYGQKPQIQFPGAVTGRLRPWKTWKPVEQATMAYGYGLSASLFQMAHSYTSFAHDGSLIPVTILKNAEPPVGVRVFSPSNALAVRKMLQMAAGPGGTGTRAQTVGYSVGGKSGTAHKQVGKGYASNKYRAWFTGMAPIEKPRIIVAVMIDEPTDGQYFGGLAAAPVFSEVVQQTLRMMNVPPDLAVKPLVQTQDVPESF is encoded by the coding sequence ATGAGCCGCGGCAACCGCAGCGTGCGCTACACCACCAGCCCCTTGCTCGCGAGCAAGACGCCGGTGTGGCGCAGCAAGTTCATCGTCGCCGGCATCGCCTTCGGCTTCGTCATGCTGGCGGCGCGGGCCGCGTACGTGCAGGTCTTCAACAACAGCTTCTTCCAGCGCCAGGGCGAAGTGCGCTTTGCGCGCACGCTGGAGCTGCCGGCCAACCGCGGCCGCATCCTCGATCGCAACGGGCTCATCCTGGCGTCCAGCGTGGTGGCGCCCAGCATCTGGGCCATTCCCGAAGACGTGGAGCGCGACGACCCCGAGGTGCGCGCCAAGCTCAAGCAGGTGGCCAAACTGCTCGGCATGCCGCAGAAGGACTTCGACAAGAAGCTCGAAGACGAAGACAAGACCTTCGTCTGGATCAAGCGCCAGGTCGACGAGCCCATTGCCAAGCAGATCGCCGCGCTCAACCTCAAGGGCATCTACCAGCGCAAGGAATACAAGCGCCAGTACCCCGAGGGCGAGGCGGCGGCGCACGTGGTGGGCTTCACCAACGTGGAAGACAACGGCCAGGAAGGCATCGAGCTGGGCTTCAACAAGGAGCTGGCCGGCAAGGCCGGCTCGCGCCGCGTCATCAAGGACCGGCTGGGCCGCGTGGTCGAGGGCGTGGGCGAGCAGGTGCCGCCGGTCGAAGGCCGCGACATCCAGCTGAGCATCGACAGCAAGGTGCAGTTCTTCGCCTACCAGAAGCTGCGCGACGCCGTGACGGCGCGCAAGGCCAAGGCCGGCAGCGTGGTGGTGCTCGACAGCACCACCGGCGAGGTGCTGGCGCTGGCCAACTACCCGAGCTACGTGCCCGACAAGCGCCAGAACCTCACGGGCGAGCAGCTGCGCAACCGCGCGCTCACCGACACCTTCGAGCCCGGCTCGACCATGAAGCCGATCACCGTGGCGATGGCGCTGGAGGCCGGCCGCGTGAAGCCCTCGACCATCATCGACACCGCGCCTGGGCGCTACCAGCTGGGCGGCTTCACCATCAGCGACACCCACAACTACGGTTCACTGACGGTCGAGGGCGTGATCCAGAAGTCGAGCAACGTGGGCGCGCTCAAGATCGCCCAGAAGATGACGCCCCACGAGATGTGGGACACCTACACCGCGCTCGGCTACGGCCAGAAGCCGCAGATCCAGTTTCCTGGTGCCGTGACGGGCCGGCTGCGCCCGTGGAAGACCTGGAAGCCGGTCGAGCAGGCGACCATGGCCTACGGCTACGGCCTGTCGGCGTCGCTGTTCCAGATGGCGCATTCGTACACCTCGTTCGCGCACGACGGCTCGCTCATTCCGGTGACCATCCTGAAGAACGCCGAGCCGCCCGTCGGCGTGCGCGTGTTCTCGCCGTCCAACGCGCTCGCCGTGCGCAAGATGCTGCAGATGGCCGCCGGCCCCGGCGGCACCGGCACACGCGCGCAAACGGTGGGCTACTCGGTCGGCGGCAAGTCGGGCACGGCCCACAAGCAGGTCGGCAAGGGCTACGCCAGCAACAAGTACCGCGCCTGGTTCACCGGCATGGCGCCCATCGAGAAGCCGCGCATCATCGTCGCGGTGATGATCGACGAGCCGACCGACGGCCAGTATTTCGGCGGCCTCGCCGCGGCGCCCGTGTTCAGCGAAGTCGTGCAGCAGACCCTGCGCATGATGAACGTCCCGCCCGATCTGGCGGTCAAACCCCTCGTGCAGACGCAAGACGTCCCCGAGAGCTTCTGA
- a CDS encoding UDP-N-acetylmuramoyl-L-alanyl-D-glutamate--2,6-diaminopimelate ligase, which produces MLTLTSPTTAAFWLKERVQGALLADSRAVGPGDAFIAWPGAATDGRQHVAAALAQGAVACLVEHEGVDAFGFDGDERIVSYPGLKAATGPIAAAFYDNPSAQLDLLAVTGTNGKTSTAWWLAESLSTLRAAGGVRAMRPDGTTERGAPSPCAVVGTLGIGVPPALTYTGLTTPDPVMLQRALRDFVTEGFGACAIEASSIGIAERRLDGCRIAVAVFTNFTQDHLDYHGSMDAYWQAKAELFRWPGLRAAVINIDDMHGASLCANLVDAGIGALDVWTVSAAGKPARLMARDIGYDAQGLQFTVAEHGSTAPAEPLATGLIGQYNVANLLGVLGTLRALGLTLAQAVAACAHLSSVPGRMDRVQPTDGAPLAVVDYAHTPDALDKALAGLRPLARQRGGALWCVFGCGGNRDPIKRPLMAAVAERQADHVVLTSDNPRNENPDAIISQALRGFTRVEAARVQVDRARAIAETIAQAAPQDVVLIAGKGHEEWQEIAGQRLPFSDKTHALDALATRGAA; this is translated from the coding sequence ATGCTGACACTCACTTCCCCCACCACCGCCGCGTTCTGGCTGAAAGAGCGCGTGCAGGGCGCGCTGCTCGCCGACAGCCGCGCGGTCGGCCCGGGCGATGCCTTCATCGCCTGGCCCGGTGCCGCGACCGACGGCCGCCAGCACGTGGCGGCCGCGCTGGCGCAGGGCGCCGTGGCCTGCCTCGTCGAGCACGAGGGCGTGGACGCCTTCGGCTTCGACGGCGATGAACGCATCGTGAGCTACCCCGGCCTCAAGGCTGCCACCGGCCCGATCGCCGCCGCCTTCTACGACAACCCCTCGGCGCAGCTCGACCTGCTGGCCGTGACCGGCACCAACGGCAAGACCTCCACTGCGTGGTGGCTGGCCGAATCGCTGTCCACGCTGCGTGCGGCCGGCGGTGTGCGCGCGATGCGCCCCGACGGCACCACCGAGCGCGGCGCCCCGTCGCCCTGCGCCGTGGTGGGCACGCTGGGCATCGGCGTGCCGCCCGCGCTCACCTACACCGGCCTGACCACGCCCGACCCCGTGATGCTGCAGCGCGCGCTGCGCGACTTCGTCACCGAAGGCTTCGGCGCCTGCGCCATCGAGGCCTCGTCGATCGGCATCGCCGAGCGCCGGCTCGACGGCTGCCGCATCGCGGTCGCCGTGTTCACCAATTTCACGCAGGACCACCTCGACTACCACGGCAGCATGGACGCCTACTGGCAGGCCAAGGCCGAGCTGTTCCGCTGGCCCGGCCTGCGCGCCGCCGTGATCAACATCGACGACATGCACGGCGCCAGCCTGTGCGCCAACCTCGTCGACGCCGGCATCGGCGCGCTCGACGTCTGGACCGTCTCGGCCGCCGGCAAGCCCGCGCGGCTCATGGCGCGCGACATCGGCTACGACGCCCAAGGCCTGCAGTTCACCGTGGCCGAACACGGCAGCACGGCGCCGGCCGAGCCGCTCGCCACCGGGCTGATCGGCCAGTACAACGTCGCCAACCTGCTCGGCGTGCTCGGCACCCTGCGCGCGCTGGGTCTCACGCTCGCGCAGGCCGTGGCCGCCTGCGCCCACCTCAGTAGCGTGCCGGGCCGCATGGACCGCGTGCAGCCGACCGACGGTGCGCCGCTGGCCGTGGTCGACTACGCCCACACGCCCGACGCGCTCGACAAAGCCCTCGCCGGCCTGCGCCCGCTCGCCAGGCAGCGCGGCGGCGCGCTCTGGTGCGTGTTCGGCTGCGGCGGCAACCGCGACCCGATCAAGCGCCCGCTGATGGCCGCCGTTGCCGAGCGGCAGGCCGACCACGTCGTGCTCACCAGCGACAACCCGCGCAACGAGAACCCCGACGCCATCATCAGCCAGGCACTGCGCGGCTTCACGCGCGTCGAGGCGGCCCGCGTGCAGGTCGACCGCGCGCGGGCCATTGCCGAAACCATTGCGCAGGCGGCCCCGCAAGACGTGGTGCTCATCGCCGGCAAGGGCCACGAAGAGTGGCAGGAAATCGCCGGCCAGCGCCTGCCGTTCTCCGACAAGACCCACGCGCTCGACGCGCTCGCCACGCGGGGTGCCGCATGA